The DNA sequence AACCCAGATAAAGATGCTCAATTAGTAGCAGAAAATATAGCTTTAGCTATAGAAAGAAGGGTTGCTTTCAGAAGAGCTATGAAGCAAGCTATACAAAGAGCTATGAAGTCAGGAGTTAAAGGAATAAAAGTTTCTGCTTCTGGTAGATTAGGTGGAGCTGAAATGGCTAGAACTGAAGGATACAGCGAAGGAAATGTACCTCTTCAAACTTTAAGATCTGACATAGAGTACGGATTTGCTGAAGCAAACACTACTTATGGAAAAACTGGTATCAAAGTTTGGATATGCAACGGAGAAGTTTTACCAACTAGAAACGGTGTAAATCCAAGAGAAGATAGAAGAGATAACAATAGAAGAGATAGAAGAGATAACAGAAGAAACGATAGAAGAGACAACAACAGAAGAAACAACAGAGGACCAAGACCTCAAAGAACTGAAAACAAGCAAGCTTAATATAAGCACAGTTAAGGAAGGAGGAAAATACTCATGTTAATGCCAAAAAGAGTAAAACGTCGTAGAGTACACAGAGGTAGCTTAGCTGGAAAAGCTCATAAAGGTAACAAAGTTACTTATGGAGAGTTCGGTTTAGTTGCTTTAGAGCCATCTTGGATAACTTCTAACCAAATAGAAGCTGCCAGAATAGCTATGACTAGATATATAAAAAGAGGGGGAAAAGTTTGGATAAAGATATTCCCTCACAAACCAGTAACAAGAAAACCTGCAGAAACTCGTATGGGTGCTGGTAAAGGTTCACCAGAATACTGGGTAGCAGTAGTAAAACCAGGAAGAGTAATGTTCGAATTAGCAGGTGTTTCTGAAGATAAAGCTAGAGAAGCAATGAGACTTGCGATGCATAAACTTCCAGTTAAATGTAAGTTTGTGAAACGTGAAGATTTAGAAGTAAAGGGTGGTGAATAGGATGAAAGCTAAAGAACTAAGAGATTTAACAAGCGAA is a window from the Paraclostridium sordellii genome containing:
- the rpsC gene encoding 30S ribosomal protein S3, yielding MGQKVNPHGLRVGVIKDWDSRWFATDKKEFGNLLLEDHNVRKFLKNKLYSAGVAKIEIERSANKIKLDLHVAKPGVVIGKGGAGIDALKAELEKMTKKTIIVNIVEVRNPDKDAQLVAENIALAIERRVAFRRAMKQAIQRAMKSGVKGIKVSASGRLGGAEMARTEGYSEGNVPLQTLRSDIEYGFAEANTTYGKTGIKVWICNGEVLPTRNGVNPREDRRDNNRRDRRDNRRNDRRDNNRRNNRGPRPQRTENKQA
- the rplP gene encoding 50S ribosomal protein L16 — encoded protein: MLMPKRVKRRRVHRGSLAGKAHKGNKVTYGEFGLVALEPSWITSNQIEAARIAMTRYIKRGGKVWIKIFPHKPVTRKPAETRMGAGKGSPEYWVAVVKPGRVMFELAGVSEDKAREAMRLAMHKLPVKCKFVKREDLEVKGGE